In Psychrobacter immobilis, a single genomic region encodes these proteins:
- a CDS encoding DUF2789 domain-containing protein, whose translation MLGEPEYNMNELFAQLGLDSSDAAIDSFIENNQLDKEEKLIEASIWTDNQRAFLQEEWEKDAEWVEVIDDLNVRMHPDA comes from the coding sequence ATGTTGGGTGAACCAGAATACAATATGAATGAATTATTTGCACAGTTGGGACTTGATAGCTCAGATGCAGCGATTGATAGTTTTATTGAAAATAATCAGTTGGATAAAGAAGAGAAGTTGATAGAAGCGAGCATTTGGACAGACAATCAGCGTGCTTTTCTACAAGAAGAATGGGAAAAAGATGCGGAATGGGTAGAGGTCATCGATGACTTAAACGTACGTATGCATCCAGATGCTTAG
- a CDS encoding malate dehydrogenase: MSMKQPLRVAVTGAAGNISYAMLFRIASGEMLGKDQPVILQLLEIAPALDALKGVVMELEDCAFPLLAGVVQTDDATVAFKDVDYALLVGSRPRGPGMERKDLLEANAAIFSAQGKALNDVASRDVKVLVVGNPANTNALIAQRNAPDLDPRNFTAMTRLDHNRAMAQLAGKTESTVNDVKKMIIWGNHSSTQYPDLTAATVNGKPALDLVDREWYEATYIPEVQQRGAAIIKARGASSAASAANAAIAHVRTWALGTDENDWVSMGVYSNGEYGIAKGLIYSFPCTCTNGDWSIVDGVDVSSDFSKEKMAATEQELSEERDAVAHLLP; encoded by the coding sequence ATGTCAATGAAACAGCCTTTACGTGTTGCCGTCACTGGTGCCGCTGGTAATATCAGCTATGCTATGTTATTTCGTATTGCATCTGGCGAGATGCTAGGTAAAGATCAGCCAGTTATTTTGCAATTGCTTGAAATCGCTCCAGCACTTGACGCCCTAAAGGGTGTGGTCATGGAATTAGAAGATTGTGCATTCCCTTTATTAGCAGGTGTTGTGCAGACTGATGATGCGACTGTTGCATTCAAAGATGTTGACTATGCTCTGCTAGTCGGTTCACGTCCTCGTGGTCCAGGTATGGAACGCAAAGATTTGCTAGAAGCCAACGCTGCGATTTTCTCAGCACAAGGTAAAGCATTGAATGACGTTGCTAGCCGTGATGTAAAAGTATTGGTAGTCGGTAACCCTGCCAATACCAACGCGCTTATCGCTCAGCGTAATGCACCAGATCTTGATCCACGTAACTTCACTGCGATGACTCGTTTAGACCACAACCGTGCCATGGCGCAGTTGGCTGGCAAAACTGAAAGCACAGTAAATGACGTGAAAAAAATGATCATCTGGGGCAACCATTCATCAACTCAGTATCCTGATCTGACTGCTGCTACTGTCAATGGTAAGCCTGCATTAGATTTGGTTGATCGTGAATGGTACGAAGCGACTTATATCCCAGAAGTACAACAACGTGGCGCTGCAATCATTAAAGCACGAGGTGCATCATCTGCCGCTTCTGCTGCCAACGCGGCCATTGCACACGTACGTACGTGGGCATTGGGTACTGATGAGAACGATTGGGTATCAATGGGCGTTTATTCAAATGGCGAATACGGTATCGCAAAAGGTTTAATCTACTCATTCCCATGCACATGCACTAACGGCGACTGGTCTATCGTAGATGGCGTTGATGTGTCATCAGATTTCTCTAAAGAGAAAATGGCAGCGACTGAGCAAGAGCTTAGCGAAGAACGTGATGCGGTCGCTCATTTACTACCATAA
- a CDS encoding T2 family ribonuclease produces MDKLNTTLSIGALVMLQGIMMMPVHAASAVKSGQRVLMIEMTPALCSIQPTRARMRQCLEGYSLTVSGLDMGYGERCGRGSEPRLTPLQLKVVNRIMPDTTVRSQAWQRYGACSPLSASSYFRQITNYAGALKLPNELNTGNSYTVSKSRFISQMTQLNSGMSSNSIDLICQAGSRRQSTLTDIHICYEGSEFGTCHNVVNNCGSKFVISGGK; encoded by the coding sequence ATGGATAAACTAAATACGACGCTAAGTATCGGTGCATTAGTGATGTTGCAAGGCATTATGATGATGCCGGTACATGCCGCGAGCGCTGTTAAGAGCGGACAGCGGGTGTTGATGATTGAGATGACGCCAGCATTGTGTAGCATACAGCCGACACGTGCCCGCATGCGTCAATGCTTGGAGGGTTATTCGTTGACAGTATCAGGTCTGGATATGGGATATGGTGAGCGCTGCGGACGTGGTAGTGAGCCACGTCTGACACCGTTACAGTTAAAAGTCGTCAACCGTATCATGCCTGATACGACAGTACGTAGCCAAGCTTGGCAGCGTTATGGGGCGTGTAGTCCACTCAGTGCCAGTAGTTATTTCCGCCAGATTACCAATTACGCTGGCGCATTAAAGCTGCCTAACGAGCTTAATACAGGTAATAGCTATACGGTTTCTAAATCTCGATTTATCAGTCAAATGACTCAACTCAATAGCGGTATGTCCTCAAACAGTATTGATCTGATTTGCCAAGCGGGCAGTCGTCGTCAATCAACATTGACAGATATCCATATTTGTTATGAAGGGAGCGAATTTGGCACATGTCATAATGTTGTGAATAATTGTGGCAGTAAGTTCGTCATTTCGGGTGGAAAATAG
- a CDS encoding lytic transglycosylase domain-containing protein — MTKPQVAHSIKDRESIKQNEDAKRMKARTLRVSALSLATAMSALGLSQVACAELTWGEEDSYQQEGSYQQNSGYQSDNGVSSFTAAAIAAERGDVSALYNYEQAMSGGLFAMYPTYWRMNLDLNSQSSAAVSQFVRQYPNTVMAEKLVADFAETKAGSNDYASVRQVANLITNADASERCAVALGFNNGGDTMRAMAAKSEVWLTTKKQPALCDQLAMEMNNNALISNQDRAARLKRMLRKGKTGDIMALSSRLGTPIAYSALSEIQLNPSAFFSRFSREPASQNNQYLYLYAMGRVADKSYREAALQLDFDVKQDNQRSVKLLNAETRRYAYRILGVQRMNHNTDDGFNAEAVDWFRNSLDEDFNFEEAEDYAMAAIRFSRWDDVVEAISKMEAETQKSDQWQYWLARAYEQSSDANKRNTAKKMYQNLAKNNDYYGLMAKDKVGQRFDASRLGGNNLPNVSTADRARVMQDANFARAFALYNADASRAYANREWNWAVKQARDKRDDNLIIAAARQAYDMGWLDRAIYAVDNTDRVDSLALSHPMPHQDAVVRYSQSAGIDPAWAYGIMRQESRFVASARSNVGASGLMQVMPDTAKYIARNLGETYSASRANSGDTNIRYGTWYMGDIFGKLNRQPVLATAGYNAGPNNAKRWQPVYGSLAADQYVESIAFPETRNYVKHVMENATIYSSLLGRSQPISQRMGTIPAAL; from the coding sequence ATGACAAAGCCGCAGGTTGCTCATAGCATCAAGGATAGAGAATCTATTAAGCAAAATGAAGATGCAAAACGAATGAAAGCAAGGACGCTACGAGTCAGTGCGTTAAGTTTGGCGACAGCAATGAGTGCGCTAGGATTGTCACAGGTGGCTTGTGCTGAGCTGACGTGGGGCGAAGAGGACAGTTATCAGCAAGAAGGCAGCTATCAACAAAACAGTGGCTATCAGTCAGACAATGGTGTGAGCTCATTTACAGCAGCGGCAATTGCGGCAGAACGCGGTGATGTCAGTGCCTTATACAATTATGAGCAAGCAATGAGCGGTGGTTTGTTTGCCATGTATCCCACTTATTGGCGGATGAATTTAGATCTTAATTCGCAAAGTTCGGCGGCAGTATCACAGTTTGTGCGTCAATATCCAAATACGGTGATGGCAGAAAAGCTGGTGGCTGATTTTGCTGAGACCAAAGCAGGATCCAATGATTACGCCTCAGTACGCCAAGTTGCGAATTTGATTACCAATGCGGATGCCAGTGAGCGCTGTGCGGTTGCGCTTGGGTTCAATAATGGCGGCGATACTATGCGGGCTATGGCAGCCAAGTCTGAAGTTTGGTTGACGACCAAAAAGCAGCCCGCCTTGTGTGACCAGCTCGCGATGGAGATGAATAATAACGCGCTGATTAGCAATCAGGATCGCGCGGCACGCCTCAAGCGTATGTTACGCAAAGGCAAAACGGGTGACATTATGGCATTGTCATCACGTTTAGGAACGCCCATTGCTTATTCAGCATTGAGTGAGATTCAACTGAATCCGTCTGCTTTTTTTAGCCGTTTTAGTCGAGAACCTGCCAGTCAAAACAATCAATACTTATATCTATATGCCATGGGACGCGTTGCTGATAAGTCTTACCGTGAAGCTGCATTACAGTTGGATTTTGATGTTAAGCAAGACAATCAGCGTTCAGTTAAATTGTTGAATGCGGAGACTCGTCGCTATGCGTATCGCATCCTTGGGGTGCAACGTATGAATCATAATACGGATGATGGTTTTAATGCTGAGGCGGTTGACTGGTTCCGCAATAGCCTAGACGAAGATTTTAATTTTGAAGAAGCTGAAGATTATGCCATGGCAGCGATTCGCTTTAGCCGCTGGGATGATGTGGTCGAAGCCATCTCAAAAATGGAGGCTGAAACCCAAAAAAGTGACCAGTGGCAATATTGGCTGGCTCGCGCTTATGAGCAATCAAGCGATGCTAACAAGCGTAATACTGCTAAAAAAATGTATCAAAACTTGGCAAAAAATAATGACTATTATGGCTTAATGGCAAAGGATAAAGTGGGTCAGCGTTTTGATGCCAGTCGTTTGGGTGGTAATAACTTACCAAATGTCAGTACCGCTGATCGCGCACGGGTTATGCAAGATGCCAACTTTGCGCGTGCTTTTGCTCTATATAATGCTGACGCCAGCCGTGCCTATGCCAATCGTGAATGGAACTGGGCGGTAAAGCAGGCGCGCGACAAGCGTGATGATAACTTGATTATTGCCGCTGCTCGTCAAGCCTATGATATGGGCTGGCTCGACCGAGCAATTTATGCCGTTGATAATACTGATAGAGTAGACAGCTTAGCGTTATCACATCCGATGCCGCATCAAGATGCAGTCGTACGTTATAGTCAGTCTGCTGGTATCGATCCTGCTTGGGCTTATGGCATCATGCGTCAAGAAAGTCGCTTTGTTGCATCAGCACGCTCAAATGTTGGTGCTAGTGGTTTGATGCAGGTGATGCCTGACACGGCAAAATACATTGCTCGTAACTTAGGTGAGACCTATAGTGCCAGCCGTGCCAATAGTGGCGATACCAATATTCGTTATGGCACGTGGTATATGGGTGATATTTTCGGTAAGCTAAACCGTCAACCTGTGTTGGCAACGGCTGGCTATAATGCGGGTCCGAACAATGCCAAGCGTTGGCAACCAGTATATGGTTCGCTCGCAGCCGACCAGTACGTCGAGTCGATTGCCTTTCCTGAAACCCGTAATTACGTTAAGCACGTGATGGAAAATGCCACCATTTATAGCAGTCTATTAGGTCGTAGTCAGCCTATTAGCCAGCGCATGGGCACGATACCTGCCGCGCTCTAA
- the miaB gene encoding tRNA (N6-isopentenyl adenosine(37)-C2)-methylthiotransferase MiaB yields MSVTVFNPRIDDTAVAETTATAPAVTALKESSSAQAPVKTATKKVFVTTQGCQMNVYDSGKMLDVLGDSHGMEVTHDIDEADVLLMNTCSIREKAQEKVFSELGRWRKLKEKRPDLVIGVGGCVASQEGDNIQKRAPYVDMVFGPQTLHRLPELYDQSHEQREIAPKNRIGTVDVSFPSIEKFDFLPEPRVEGFKAFVSIMEGCSKYCSFCVVPYTRGEELSRPLDDVLAEIDSLAAQGVREINLLGQNVNGYRGEKDDGSICRFAELLHYVSHVDGVERIRYTTSHPLEFTDDIIDAYAQLPELVSHLHLPVQSGSNAILAAMKRNHTIDVYINQINKLKAIRPDIHLSSDFIIGFPGETDQDFQDTLNLAKELNFDHSYSFIYSKRPGTPAAELPDDVSFKTKKERLAEFQKVIIDSTLAKTHEMVGTTTRVLVEQVANRHPDCLIGTADNTRTVMFPHDVEKMDEMLGKLVSVSITDFVSPHMVKGELIEVLA; encoded by the coding sequence ATGAGTGTTACTGTATTTAATCCCCGCATCGATGATACTGCTGTCGCTGAAACAACCGCTACTGCGCCTGCTGTCACTGCACTCAAAGAATCAAGTTCAGCCCAAGCACCTGTCAAAACAGCGACTAAGAAAGTCTTCGTCACCACGCAGGGCTGTCAGATGAACGTCTATGATTCTGGTAAAATGCTGGACGTGCTCGGTGATTCCCACGGTATGGAAGTCACACACGATATCGATGAAGCCGATGTATTGCTGATGAATACTTGCTCTATCCGCGAAAAAGCGCAAGAGAAAGTATTTTCAGAATTGGGTCGCTGGCGCAAGCTCAAAGAAAAGCGTCCTGACCTTGTGATCGGTGTTGGCGGCTGTGTTGCCTCACAAGAAGGCGACAATATTCAGAAACGTGCGCCTTATGTCGATATGGTATTTGGCCCACAAACCTTGCATCGTCTACCAGAGCTGTATGATCAATCACATGAACAGCGTGAGATTGCACCAAAAAATCGTATCGGCACAGTTGATGTATCCTTCCCAAGTATCGAAAAGTTCGACTTTTTGCCTGAGCCAAGAGTAGAAGGGTTTAAAGCCTTTGTTTCTATTATGGAAGGCTGCTCGAAGTATTGCTCATTTTGCGTGGTGCCTTATACCCGCGGTGAAGAACTATCACGTCCACTCGACGACGTATTGGCTGAAATTGATAGCTTGGCGGCGCAAGGCGTGCGTGAAATCAACCTATTGGGTCAAAACGTCAACGGCTATCGCGGTGAGAAAGACGACGGCAGCATTTGCCGTTTCGCTGAGCTATTACATTATGTCTCGCATGTCGATGGTGTCGAGCGTATTCGCTATACGACCAGCCATCCGCTAGAATTCACAGATGACATCATTGATGCCTATGCACAATTGCCAGAGCTGGTTTCTCACTTGCACTTGCCAGTACAGAGTGGTTCGAATGCTATCTTGGCAGCGATGAAGCGCAATCACACGATTGATGTCTATATCAATCAGATTAATAAGCTTAAAGCCATTCGCCCAGATATTCACTTATCGAGTGACTTTATTATTGGATTCCCTGGCGAGACAGATCAAGATTTCCAAGATACGTTGAACTTGGCAAAAGAATTGAATTTCGATCACTCTTACAGCTTTATTTACTCTAAACGTCCGGGCACACCAGCGGCAGAATTGCCAGATGATGTGAGTTTCAAAACTAAAAAAGAGCGCTTGGCTGAATTTCAAAAAGTCATCATTGACTCAACACTTGCGAAAACTCATGAAATGGTCGGCACCACGACACGTGTGTTGGTGGAGCAAGTTGCCAACCGTCATCCTGATTGCTTAATCGGTACTGCGGATAATACCCGTACCGTCATGTTCCCTCATGATGTTGAAAAAATGGATGAGATGTTGGGTAAACTCGTGAGCGTAAGTATTACTGATTTCGTCAGCCCGCACATGGTAAAAGGTGAGCTAATAGAAGTATTGGCATAA
- a CDS encoding RtcB family protein → MSIQLVLNENRKHGVPVKIYTSDVEQGAMQQLRNLAQLEFVHSHIAVMPDVHVGKGATVGSVIPTKSAIIPAAVGVDIGCGMNAVRLSLTASDLPDSLRSLRSIVEQQVPVGFNMHKQIQAKNSTLDPLGKRLKPITDKHPGLLKMLKGFERTWAKQLGTLGGGNHFIELCLDENNDVWVMLHSGSRGIGNCIGQYFINLAKKERQSRFGHVPDRDLSYFAEGSDSFADYVEAVGWAQDYALENRREMMRLVIKSLQSPQAGLPRFQLTKEAINCHHNYVNEEVHFGEQVYVTRKGAISAYAGELGIIPGSMGAKSFIVRGLGEAESFCSCSHGAGRQMSRGKAMRAFTIDELKAQTDGVECRKDKGVIDEIPGAYKDIDEVMANQADLVEVVHTLKQVMCIKG, encoded by the coding sequence ATGAGCATTCAATTAGTATTAAACGAAAATCGAAAACACGGCGTACCAGTCAAGATTTATACCTCGGACGTTGAGCAAGGTGCGATGCAGCAACTACGCAATTTAGCCCAGCTAGAGTTTGTGCATTCACACATTGCAGTGATGCCCGATGTGCACGTTGGCAAAGGCGCTACAGTCGGCAGCGTGATACCGACCAAGTCAGCCATCATTCCTGCTGCAGTTGGGGTAGACATTGGCTGCGGTATGAACGCCGTACGTTTGTCCCTGACGGCGAGCGATCTGCCTGATAGCTTACGGTCGTTACGATCGATCGTTGAGCAGCAAGTGCCAGTCGGCTTCAATATGCACAAACAAATCCAAGCCAAAAACTCCACGCTTGATCCGTTAGGTAAACGCCTAAAACCGATTACTGATAAACACCCGGGTTTGCTTAAAATGCTTAAAGGTTTTGAGCGTACTTGGGCGAAGCAGTTGGGAACACTCGGCGGTGGCAATCACTTTATTGAGCTGTGCTTGGATGAGAACAATGATGTCTGGGTCATGCTGCATTCTGGCAGTCGCGGCATCGGTAATTGTATCGGCCAGTACTTTATTAACCTTGCCAAAAAAGAGCGTCAATCGCGCTTCGGTCATGTGCCAGATCGAGATTTGTCTTACTTTGCCGAAGGGTCTGATAGCTTTGCTGATTATGTCGAAGCAGTGGGCTGGGCGCAGGACTACGCGTTAGAGAACCGCCGTGAGATGATGCGTCTCGTCATTAAGTCATTGCAGTCGCCACAAGCGGGATTACCACGATTTCAGCTGACCAAAGAAGCAATCAATTGTCATCATAACTATGTCAATGAAGAGGTGCATTTTGGTGAGCAAGTCTATGTGACCCGTAAAGGTGCGATCAGTGCCTATGCAGGTGAGCTTGGCATTATCCCAGGTTCTATGGGTGCCAAGTCCTTTATTGTGCGTGGTCTGGGCGAAGCTGAATCGTTTTGCTCATGTTCACATGGGGCAGGGCGACAGATGAGTCGAGGTAAAGCCATGCGAGCATTCACCATCGATGAGCTAAAGGCGCAGACGGATGGCGTCGAGTGTCGCAAAGACAAAGGTGTCATCGATGAAATACCCGGAGCGTATAAAGACATTGATGAAGTGATGGCCAATCAAGCTGACTTGGTCGAAGTGGTGCATACGCTGAAGCAGGTCATGTGTATTAAAGGCTAA